In the Shewanella sp. OMA3-2 genome, one interval contains:
- a CDS encoding MFS transporter: MKITHRYLIEGLVFTSYVLFAMAWVGGTASMGSIMASMHIDSLASASFISGAVTLAKIVGTFSAAYVAVKFGVKYAFFLAALLIAVGIVTPFASNYELLLISRFLMGLGGAFMIVYFNPIVMLWFAPEERPVINGLNAVAFNVGTAIILWGMSSINALTGSWQNSLVLFSAASLVLAIVWLLVKFESPNAASTLGVEPAIYGYLEGLKDKFNWAYAFTYSGLLSFYICLFTFYPQAGISQSKWVIGFGIVGTIAGILYSRKNPLRLPIIRWSGLIIVITVLGLSFSTQPELQIVCAIVLGFFIFFLVTALVSIPHELPKMTGQKITVVFSLFWSISYLVSTLVLWVFGKLVDLSDGSYFSSFVMITILSGTVFVGSYFLPETGKPKELI, translated from the coding sequence ATGAAAATAACCCATAGATATTTAATCGAAGGTCTGGTTTTTACCAGTTATGTTCTCTTTGCTATGGCATGGGTAGGAGGCACTGCCAGTATGGGCAGCATTATGGCATCGATGCATATTGATAGCTTAGCCTCAGCAAGCTTTATCAGTGGCGCAGTGACTCTGGCTAAAATTGTCGGCACGTTTAGCGCAGCTTATGTGGCGGTGAAATTCGGGGTCAAGTATGCATTTTTCCTTGCCGCACTATTAATCGCGGTCGGCATAGTGACCCCTTTTGCGAGCAATTATGAATTACTACTGATAAGCCGCTTTTTAATGGGCTTAGGCGGCGCCTTTATGATTGTGTATTTTAATCCTATTGTGATGTTGTGGTTTGCGCCTGAAGAGCGCCCTGTCATTAATGGCCTTAATGCGGTGGCTTTTAACGTCGGTACAGCGATTATTTTATGGGGCATGAGTAGTATTAACGCGCTGACTGGCAGTTGGCAAAACAGCTTAGTGTTGTTTTCTGCCGCGAGCTTAGTGCTGGCTATCGTGTGGCTGCTGGTTAAGTTTGAATCACCAAACGCTGCCAGTACATTAGGTGTTGAGCCGGCAATATACGGCTATCTTGAGGGCTTAAAAGATAAGTTTAATTGGGCTTATGCATTTACATATTCAGGACTACTGTCTTTTTATATCTGTTTATTCACTTTTTATCCTCAAGCAGGGATCAGTCAAAGTAAATGGGTGATTGGTTTTGGGATTGTCGGCACCATTGCGGGGATCTTGTATAGCCGAAAAAATCCACTGCGTCTGCCTATTATTCGCTGGAGCGGCTTGATCATTGTTATCACAGTTTTAGGATTATCCTTTAGTACCCAACCCGAATTGCAAATTGTATGCGCTATCGTATTGGGCTTTTTTATCTTTTTCCTGGTGACGGCTTTGGTGTCTATTCCACACGAGCTGCCTAAGATGACTGGCCAAAAAATAACTGTCGTGTTTAGTCTATTTTGGTCAATCAGTTACTTGGTTTCTACCCTAGTGTTGTGGGTGTTTGGTAAGTTAGTTGATTTAAGCGATGGCAGTTATTTTAGCTCATTTGTAATGATCACTATACTCAGTGGTACAGTGTTTGTGGGCAGTTATTTTTTACCCGAAACAGGCAAACCAAAGGAGTTAATATAA